In Acidobacteriota bacterium, the DNA window AACGGCCTCGACATTCCGAACGCGAACACGATGGTGATCAACCGGGCTGACCGCTACGGCCTGGCGCAGCTCTACCAGCTGCGCGGCCGGGTCGGGCGGTCGGACCGCCACGCGTTCGCCTACTTGCTCATCCCGCCCGAAGAAGCCCTCGCGCCGGTCGCCCGCAAGCGGCTCGCGGCGATCCGCGAGTTCAGCGACCTCGGCAGCGGGTTCCGGATCGCGGCCCTGGACCTTGAAATTCGAGGCGCAGGCAACCTGCTCGGCGGCGAGCAGAGCGGCCACATCGAGGCGGTCGGATTCGACACATACATGACGCTGCTCGAGCAGACCGTGCGCGAGCTCAAGGGAGAGGAACTCGAGGACGAGCGGCGCGCAGCGGTCAACCTCCGCGCGGATCTCAAGATCGACGAAACGTTCATCCCCGACATGAACCAGCGGCTCGCCGTATATCGCCGGATTGCCTCGGCACGTCACGACGACGAACTGGATGCCGTCGTCGCCGAGATCCGGGACCGCTACGGCGCGCTGCCGGCGACGCTCCTCAACCTCGCGGATTACTCGCGCATTCGCATCATGGCCGATCGGATCGGCATCGAGTCGCTCGACCGCGAGGGACAGGCCGTCGTCTTAAAGTTCAGGCCGGACGCGAAGATCGACGCGGCGTTTCTCGTCCGGCTGGTGCAGTCGCGCGGGGATCTCACGCTGGTGCCTCCGACGATTCTGAAGATCGACCTGCGGAAGGACCCGGGGATGGCCGCGCGGGAGGCGGCGCCAAGGGGCGCCCGGACCTGGCCGCCTTCGCCTGCGGCTTCGGCGCGGCGCGGCCTCGAGCCCAAACGCCGGGCCTCGACCGGCGTTTCCTGGTGGACCGCGCGGGCGACGGCAGGAGAGGTCACGCCCGGCTTCTCGCGCGACGATATCCTTCGGAAGCCGCTGGAAGATCCGCGCGCGCAGAACGGCCTGTTCGACCGGGTCGGCGGGCTGCTGGCGGTGTTGAGCGAAGGCCTCGCGGTAGGCTAAAATATTGATTGTTCAGGGGTTGTTGTGAAGACACTTTTTGCAGGCATCGTCGTCGCTGGCGCGCTCGTGCTGCCCGCCTCCGCGGAAATCGTCGAGCGGGTTCTCGTGAAGGTGAACGGCGAAATCCTCACGAAGACACAGCTGGAGCAGCGCCAGATCGTTGCGCTGCGGCAGCGCAACCCGCAGATGAGCGAGGCGGACGTCCGCAACGACGAGCAACTGAAGAAGCTGCTCGACGAGGTCACGCCGGACGTGCTGGTGGACGCGATCGACGAGATGCTGTTGCTGCAGCGCGGCAAGGAGCTCGGCTACCGGCTGAGCGACGAGCAGTTCAGCCAGATTATCGCGAACATCAAGAAGGAAAACCGCCTCGAGAGCGAAGAGCAGTTCCAGGCGGCGTTGAAACAGGAAGGCATGACGCTGCAGGAGCTGCGCGACTCCATCGAGCGCCGCATGATCGTGGATCGCGTGCAGCAGGTGGACGTGATGCAGAAGATCAGCATCACCGAGGAGGACGCGAAGCGCTACTACGAAGCGCACCCGCAGGACTTCACGAGCCCGGCGAGCGTGACTCTCCGCGAGATCCTCATCAACATCCCGGAGACGATGACACCCACCGGTGAGAAGGGGACGAGCGTCGCGCAGGACGAGGCGACACGGGCGCGTGTCCAGGAAATTCGCGATCGCGTGACGAAGGGTGGCGAAGACTTCTCGCGCGTGGCCTCTGAGGTCTCC includes these proteins:
- a CDS encoding peptidylprolyl isomerase; this translates as MKTLFAGIVVAGALVLPASAEIVERVLVKVNGEILTKTQLEQRQIVALRQRNPQMSEADVRNDEQLKKLLDEVTPDVLVDAIDEMLLLQRGKELGYRLSDEQFSQIIANIKKENRLESEEQFQAALKQEGMTLQELRDSIERRMIVDRVQQVDVMQKISITEEDAKRYYEAHPQDFTSPASVTLREILINIPETMTPTGEKGTSVAQDEATRARVQEIRDRVTKGGEDFSRVASEVSDAASKANGGLIGPIEPSELAPALQETLAKMKPGDVSEPLRTARGYQLIKLETATTDVRQSFEDVRDKIADAVFNQKRRGEVHKYLQRVRAEALIEWKNDDLRRMYEHKIKSMAETPVPGA